From Echinicola jeungdonensis, the proteins below share one genomic window:
- a CDS encoding MBL fold metallo-hydrolase → MDENILPISILPADMINCFLIKGKKGHILVDTGLPNSAHKILDQLKERGIDKGDIQLIIVTHCHVDHFGSAGKLKKMLKVPVLAHQLDEAFYLSGQANQATLKPNLWTWNAFRWLIKDMKTYSLQPDILLKNQEEYDLNQWGIAGKVIHTPGHTPGSLSVVLENGNAIIMDMVASGILIGGVMWYSRVKYPPFHDNLKDLKGSFEKLLSENCEHFYLGHGKPITRNQLVKFYDRKFKKVR, encoded by the coding sequence ATGGACGAAAATATTCTCCCCATTTCCATTTTGCCTGCAGATATGATCAATTGCTTTCTTATCAAAGGCAAAAAGGGCCATATCCTGGTTGATACCGGCTTGCCCAATAGTGCCCATAAGATACTGGATCAGTTAAAAGAAAGGGGAATTGATAAAGGTGATATTCAATTAATTATCGTCACCCATTGTCATGTGGATCATTTTGGAAGTGCAGGGAAGCTCAAGAAGATGCTGAAGGTCCCAGTATTGGCACATCAGTTGGATGAAGCTTTTTACCTTTCCGGTCAAGCCAATCAAGCCACTTTGAAACCCAACCTTTGGACCTGGAATGCCTTCAGGTGGTTGATAAAAGATATGAAGACCTATTCCCTGCAGCCGGATATTTTGTTGAAAAATCAGGAGGAATATGATTTGAATCAATGGGGGATTGCAGGGAAAGTTATCCATACTCCTGGTCATACCCCTGGATCCTTATCCGTTGTATTGGAAAATGGAAATGCTATCATCATGGACATGGTGGCTTCTGGGATTTTGATTGGGGGAGTTATGTGGTATTCAAGGGTAAAATATCCCCCCTTCCATGACAATCTAAAGGACTTAAAAGGGAGTTTTGAAAAGTTGCTGTCTGAAAATTGCGAGCACTTTTACCTGGGGCACGGCAAGCCGATTACCCGGAATCAGCTGGTGAAATTTTATGATAGAAAATTCAAAAAAGTCAGGTGA
- a CDS encoding Crp/Fnr family transcriptional regulator: protein MKDPHYLLEQKIENSIKLSPPEKELIKSSFNFISKGKNEHLMKSGETSRHLYFIVKGYVRTYHVNETGEEVTTSLAGEGDLMASFESFLKEIPSHENIQCVTSCELLKISREGYNNLFKEVLHWPEFCKGVYEKYILKMGQRLLGMQKWSASERYEKLLESDPKLVGEIPVKYLASYIGVKPQSLSRIRADIK from the coding sequence ATGAAAGATCCTCATTATTTGCTTGAGCAAAAAATTGAAAATTCAATAAAGCTTTCCCCCCCAGAAAAAGAATTGATCAAGTCTTCTTTTAATTTTATTTCCAAAGGCAAAAATGAGCATTTAATGAAGAGTGGGGAGACCTCCCGTCATTTGTATTTTATTGTAAAAGGGTATGTCCGCACCTATCATGTCAATGAAACAGGGGAGGAGGTGACAACTAGCCTTGCAGGGGAAGGGGATTTAATGGCGTCATTTGAAAGTTTTCTGAAAGAGATTCCTTCTCATGAAAACATCCAATGTGTTACCTCCTGTGAGTTATTAAAGATATCCAGGGAGGGATATAATAATTTATTCAAGGAAGTGCTGCACTGGCCTGAATTCTGTAAAGGGGTCTATGAAAAATATATTCTCAAAATGGGGCAAAGACTTTTGGGAATGCAAAAATGGTCTGCTTCAGAACGGTATGAAAAATTATTGGAATCCGATCCCAAATTGGTTGGGGAAATTCCTGTAAAGTATTTGGCCTCCTATATTGGGGTAAAACCCCAGTCTCTTAGCAGGATCAGGGCGGACATTAAATAA
- a CDS encoding DUF5996 family protein: MKSESWPELSFEKAKETYETIHMWTQIVGKIKLVRLPWINHSWHITFFVTPFGLTTGDIPYPEKHFQINFDFLNHYLQIITSKNEEQRIDLKNLSVASCFKKTFSILKDLDIECEINPLPNELENPVPFHLDEGHSTYNPQYATDLHQVLLNAHEIFIQFRSEFIGKCSPVHFFWGGFDLAVTRFSGREAPLHPGGIPHLPDRVTQEAYSQEVSSCGFWPGNGFFPQAAFYNYMYPEPEGLKNATIKPDSAFYHQDLGEFILPYKELQESNNPSQMVTDFLHSTYKAGANLAKWDRQKLEKVYSLH; encoded by the coding sequence ATGAAAAGTGAATCCTGGCCCGAACTATCGTTTGAAAAAGCGAAGGAAACTTACGAAACCATCCATATGTGGACCCAAATTGTAGGAAAGATTAAATTGGTACGGCTTCCATGGATCAATCATTCATGGCACATTACCTTTTTTGTTACGCCATTTGGGCTGACCACAGGTGACATTCCATACCCGGAAAAGCATTTTCAGATCAATTTTGATTTTCTCAACCATTATTTGCAAATCATCACCAGCAAAAATGAGGAACAGCGAATCGACCTGAAAAACCTTTCTGTAGCGTCTTGTTTTAAAAAGACCTTTTCCATTTTAAAGGATTTGGATATTGAATGTGAAATTAACCCCTTACCCAATGAATTGGAAAATCCAGTGCCTTTCCATCTCGATGAGGGACATTCCACCTATAATCCTCAATATGCCACTGATTTGCATCAAGTATTGCTCAATGCGCACGAAATATTTATCCAGTTTAGGTCTGAATTTATTGGGAAATGCAGTCCCGTCCATTTTTTCTGGGGCGGCTTTGACCTGGCGGTAACTAGGTTCTCTGGAAGAGAAGCCCCCTTGCATCCAGGGGGAATTCCGCATTTGCCTGACAGGGTGACCCAGGAGGCTTATTCCCAGGAGGTAAGTAGTTGCGGATTTTGGCCGGGAAATGGCTTTTTCCCTCAGGCAGCTTTTTACAATTATATGTACCCTGAACCTGAGGGCTTAAAAAATGCCACTATCAAACCGGACAGCGCTTTTTACCATCAGGATTTGGGAGAGTTTATCCTTCCCTATAAGGAATTGCAGGAATCAAATAATCCCTCCCAAATGGTAACGGATTTTCTTCATAGCACATATAAAGCAGGGGCTAACCTGGCCAAATGGGACAGGCAAAAACTTGAAAAAGTTTATTCACTCCATTAA